Proteins from a single region of Engystomops pustulosus chromosome 5, aEngPut4.maternal, whole genome shotgun sequence:
- the RREB1 gene encoding ras-responsive element-binding protein 1 isoform X1: MENQTAVYWCPAGGGIEGMLPASFSTGPCQFQAFQQPGSSLVVEVLERVAADSTYSVSATIMTDKSIRQDIQTTTEHVAKENGAKETTNAKDQMEPVNLYNGSEANDLSSVNAMMSAVMSTTSMAENGVNLSNAKSPGKCAPPNRIGRRNQESKEEKSSYTCPLCEKMCNSQHQLTMHIRQHNTDTGGTDHSCSICGKSLSSASSLDRHMLVHSGERPYKCSMCGQSFTTNGNMHRHMKIHEKDPNAPVTASPPSPQKRRRLTTKRKSIPEEETEKEEAPPAKKVVEEIPQIEQVKKTEDVIPCPLCFKEFACKSSLDTHMEAHPEASLKCDICCISFRTHRGLLRHNAVIHKLLPRDQSGKPFIQNNPSIPAGFNDLGFTDFSCKKFPIISQVWCETNLRRCISELHSFICEICNKAFPMPSALKLHLETHKEGQVNNLHKTEKLAGEDQEKKAFMAALGLQYTKDIKPVSQEDNSSDCFQTIHIEAMKSNLPHELGGKTTMLKLSPLEASTVGGPFSVLPSAKENLKLLSLQPFQKGFTVQPDNSIVVKPISGELADIQQILKMATSAPSQISLPPLSKTSPAIIKHMPPLKPKPPVTPRTVVAASTPPPLPTNQQASPGCISPSLPPPTLRTIKNSVESATSAIYLQSRSGANCSTSNQNPQLPNPELLKPRDLKTQLEQDSIIEAFMPLDLEAKIKQEVAEGDLKSIISGSNNKKTTQAKKVFYPCRFCDQVFTYSGVLRAHIRTHLGISPYQCNICDYIAADKAALIRHLRTHSGERPYICKICQYPFTVKANCERHLRKKHLKVTRKDIEKNIDYVSTNTSEMVDALCAPDTVCKCCGEDLKSYRALHIHMRSHSNFQKKKLFECKECGTAFSAKRNCILHILKQHQHIQEKEIENHILFGSCSPEQNRSDTPPLEDGTYLERKPATSYLEPHNGFFHGSVSSFPLKLEPVSNFPVDLDEPLDFSQKNKNPCVLPVKEEPVYTSLASIDSSMEPIDLSIPKNVKQDKDNPQIQANTQEQISGPVSQMFSCQPYPLPISANELLEKAAAITHSKQMKSPVHLTVPIISPAVLGSATILRPLRPKPPPLLPKPPVTKELPPLASIAQIISSVSSASALLKTDMKTPILQVAANNPSTTEKLGASNPKIIQNKEPNPNDPTSNVASLTGSSDPSNPAALVVGAKKRGRKKGTKNKPKVPIGVDLESSGEFASVEKMLATTDTNKFSPYLQSTEHLKEAVDKNGTSDDDRDSGEDKKAKRNSYSNSLQKITCPYCPRVFPWASSLQRHMLTHTGQKPYPCAQCDAFFSTKSNCERHLLRKHGVANLSLRRNGLLAQSKESDVGSHDSTDSQSDGDLSAAEVDVLDLTSGEREKAEDTVQTNIPQASNKDESLTVDIEESKQDEEEQQDDDVVSNKSLDLNFANKLIEFKLSASEQATNNSCDVCGKNFKFAATLGRHKRAHSCASKGQEKSMVEYETNDLSAPTCSSNFASPDEEEGQDEELPVDLKVSKSTVVDEPLGQKQTESEENSEEKADKSLDKSDDDKDSKSETKGTKADKRKKICTVCSKRFWSLQDLTRHMRSHTGERPYKCQTCERTFTLKHSLVRHQRIHQKIRDTKSQGKEINKEERLLRGDEESDAESLQSSTHHISENEGDPPVLNSHATTRSKKSHSSDVDAEESSQDSKDAPVRDTSKGGMKDPDSHKTADSKNVVDSNKESGKATMNPVTSEGSLPIGGPK; the protein is encoded by the exons GAATCAAAAGAAGAAAAATCCTCATATACCTGCCCCTTATGTGAAAAGATGTGCAATTCACAGCACCAGCTTACTATGCACATCCGTCAG CACAATACTGACACCGGAGGGACAGATCATAGTTGTAGCATCTGTGGAAAATCCCTGAGCTCTGCCAGCTCTCTTGACCGCCACATGCTTGTCCACTCTGGAGAGAGGCCTTACAAATGTTCAATGTGTGGGCAATCCTTCACTACCAATGGGAACATGCACAG ACACATGAAGATTCATGAGAAGGACCCAAATGCTCCAGTTACTGCAAGTCCTCCTTCCCCACAAAAACGAAGGAGGTTGACTACTAAAAGAAAATCTATCCCTGAAGAGGAAACTGAGAAAGAAGAGGCTCCTCCAGCAAAAAAG GTGGTTGAAGAAATTCCGCAAATTGAGCAAGTAAAAAAGACTGAGGATGTCATTCCCTGCCCCTTGTGCTTTAAAGAATTTGCCTGCAAGTCAAGTTTGGATACTCATATGGAGGCCCACCCCGAAGCCTCACTAAA gTGTGATATTTGCTGCATTTCATTTCGCACACACCGGGGTCTGCTACGACACAATGCTGTAATCCACAAGCTGCTCCCAAGAGACCAGTCTGGAAAGCCATTCATTCAAAACAACCCTTCCATTCCAGCTGGATTTAATGACTTGGGCTTTACTGATTTTTCTTGCAAGAAGTTCCCTATCATTTCTCAG GTTTGGTGTGAAACTAACTTACGAAGATGCATCAGTGAATTGCATagttttatatgtgaaatctgCAACAAAGCGTTTCCAATGCCATCCGCTCTGAAACTACACTTGGAAACCCATAAGGAGGGCCAGGTTAACAATCtgcacaaaactgaaaaattggCTGGGGAGGATCAAGAAAAGAAAGCTTTTATGGCAGCCTTAGGCCTGCAGTACACCAAAGACATCAAGCCTGTCAGTCAGGAGGATAATTCATCAGACTGTTTCCAAACCATACACATAGAAGCTATGAAAAGCAACCTACCTCACGAGCTTGGTGGCAAAACAACAATGCTGAAGTTGTCTCCACTTGAAGCATCTACTGTTGGTGGGCCCTTCTCAGTCCTCCCTTCAGCAAAAGAAAATCTGAAATTGCTTTCTTTGCAGCCTTTTCAAAAAGGCTTTACTGTACAACCAGACAATAGCATTGTGGTTAAACCAATCTCCGGAGAGCTGGCTGATATTCAGCAGATATTAAAGATGGCTACTTCAGCACCATCTCAGATAAGTCTTCCTCCGTTGTCTAAAACATCACCCGCCATAATTAAACATATGCCGCCATTGAAGCCAAAGCCACCAGTGACACCTCGTACAGTTGTTGCTGCGTCCACCCCACCACCTCTTCCTACCAACCAGCAGGCATCTCCAGGCTGCATCAGCCCCAGCCTTCCTCCTCCAACTTTAAGGACAATAAAGAACAGTGTGGAATCTGCCACAAGCGCCATTTACTTACAATCCAGGTCTGGAGCCAACTGTAGCACATCTAATCAGAACCCCCAACTACCAAACCCTGAATTATTAAAACCGCGAGATCTAAAGACACAGCTAGAacaggacagtattatagaagcCTTCATGCCTTTAGACTTGGAGGCAAAGATCAAACAAGAAGTGGCTGAAGGAGATTTGAAATCAATTATTTCTGGATCAAACAACAAGAAAACAACCCAAGCTAAAAAAGTGTTTTATCCTTGCCGCTTTTGTGATCAGGTGTTTACATACTCTGGTGTTTTGCGGGCTCACATACGCACTCATTTGGGAATATCTCCTTATCAATGTAACATATGTGATTATATTGCAGCTGACAAAGCGGCATTAATACGGCACCTGCGAACACACAGTGGTGAAAGACCATACATATGTAAAATATGCCAGTACCCTTTCACTGTCAAAGCCAACTGTGAGAGACACCTACGTAAGAAGCATCTAAAGGTCACCAGGAAGGATATAGAAAAGAACATTGACTATGTATCCACAAATACATCTGAAATGGTGGATGCTCTCTGTGCCCCAGACACAGTTTGTAAATGCTGCGGGGAAGATCTAAAAAGTTATCGTGCTCTTCATATACACATGAGAAGCCACAGCAACTTTCAGAAAAAGAAACTTTTTGAATGCAAAGAGTGTGGAACTGCCTTTTCTGCCAAAAGGAACTGCATTCTCCATATACTCAAGCAACACCAGCATATTCAAGAAAAAGAAATTGAGAATCACATTTTGTTTGGTTCCTGCAGTCCAGAGCAAAATAGATCAGACACACCACCATTGGAGGACGGCACTTACCTCGAACGTAAACCTGCAACATCGTATCTAGAACCACACAATGGCTTTTTTCATGGGAGTGTTTCTTCTTTTCCACTAAAACTTGAACCTGTTTCCAACTTTCCTGTTGACCTTGATGAACCCTTGGACTTTTCTCAAAAGAACAAAAACCCATGTGTGCTTCCTGTAAAGGAGGAGCCTGTCTACACCTCTCTTGCTTCAATTGATTCATCCATGGAACCAATTGATCTCTCTATTCCTAAAAATGTAAAGCAGGACAAAGATAACCCACAAATTCAAGCAAACACTCAAGAGCAAATAAGTGGCCCTGTCAGTCAAATGTTTAGTTGTCAGCCATACCCACTTCCTATAAGTGCCAATGAGCTCCTAGAAAAAGCTGCAGCTATCACACATTCCAAACAAATGAAAAGCCCTGTACACTTGACTGTCCCAATTATTTCTCCTGCTGTCCTCGGAAGTGCAACTATTCTTCGCCCCTTGAGGCCTAAACCACCTCCACTCTTGCCAAAGCCACCAGTCACTAAAGAATTGCCGCCCCTAGCTTCCATTGCACAGATCATTTCTTCAGTATCATCCGCTTCAGCATTGCTCAAAACTGACATGAAAACACCAATTCTTCAAGTTGCGGCCAACAATCCATCAACCACTGAGAAACTTGGCGCTTCCAACCCCAAAATAATCCAAAATAAGGAACCCAATCCCAATGATCCAACCAGTAATGTTGCAAGCTTGACAGGCTCATCTGACCCCTCAAATCCTGCTGCTTTAGTTGTGGGAGCAAAGAAAAGGGGTAGAAAGAAGGGAACGAAAAATAAGCCTAAAGTACCAATAGGTGTAGACCTTGAGTCAAGTGGCGAGTTTGCAAGTGTTGAGAAGATGTTGGCTACAACGGACACTAATAAGTTCAGCCCTTATCTACAGTCAACAGAACATCTTAAAGAGGCTGTAGATAAAAATGGTACTAGTGATGATGACAGAGATAGCGGTGAAgataaaaaagcaaaaagaaatTCTTACTCCAATTCCTTACAGAAGATCACTTGTCCTTACTGTCCTCGTGTGTTTCCCTGGGCGAGCTCCTTACAGAGACACATGCTGACTCACACAG gTCAGAAGCCCTATCCGTGTGCACAGTGCGATGCCTTCTTTTCTACTAAATCTAACTGTGAGCGCCATCTTTTACGCAAACATGGAGTTGCCAACCTCTCCTTAAGAAGAAACGGTCTTTTGGCCCAGTCTAAAGAAAGTGATGTTGGATCCCATGATAGCACAG ACAGTCAGTCTGATGGAGACTTATCGGCTGCAGAAGTTGATGTTCTAGACCTGACTTCTGGAGAAAGAGAGAAAGCAGAGGACACTGTACAGACAAACATCCCACAGGCATCCAACAAAGACGAGAGTCTGACTGTAGACATAGAGGAAAGTAAGcaggatgaagaggagcagcAAGACGATGATGTTGTGAGCAACAAAAGCCTTGATCTGAATTTTGCAAATAAGCTTATCGAGTTCAAGCTGTCAGCCAGTGAGCAGGCCACCAACAACTCATGTGATGTCTGTGGGAAGAACTTTAAGTTTGCTGCCACTTTGGGCAGACATAAGAGGGCACACTCATGTGCAAGCAAGGGACAAGAGAAATCTATGGTGGAATATGAAACCAATGACTTATCAGCTCCCACCTGCAGTTCCAATTTTGCATCTCCTGATGAAGAGGAAGGTCAAGATGAAGAGCTACCTGTTGACTTAAAAGTTTCTAAATCTACGGTGGTGGATGAACCATTGGGACAGAAGCAAACCGAGAGTGAAGAAAACTCTGAAGAGAAAGCGGATAAGTCATTAGATAAAAGTGATGATGACAAGGACTCCAAGTCTGAGACAAAGGGGACAAAGGCAGACAAACGGAAGAAGATCTGCACAGTCTGCAGTAAACGTTTCTGGTCCCTTCAGGATCTCACAAGACACATGAGATCCCACACAG gtgAGCGACCATATAAATGCCAGACATGTGAGCGCACATTTACTCTGAAGCACAGCCTGGTGCGTCATCAGCGAATCCACCAGAAAATTCGAGATACTAAAAGCCAAGGGAAGGAGATCAACAAGGAGGAACGTCTGCTTCGGGGGGATGAAGAAAGTGACGCAGAGTCCTTACAGAGCAGTACACACCACATATCTGAAAATGAAGGTGACCCACCAGTTCTTAACAGCCATGCTACAACTAGAAGCAAGAAAAGCCATTCCTCTGATGTGGATGCTGAGGAATCATCTCAAGACAGTAAAGATGCACCAGTAAGAGACACCTCAAAGGGTGGCATGAAAGATCCAGACAGCCATAAGACCGCTGACTCCAAAAATGTGGTGGATAGTAAcaaggagtctgggaaagctacTATGAATCCTGTAACCTCAGAGGGATCCCTGCCTATTGGAGGGCCTAAATGA
- the RREB1 gene encoding ras-responsive element-binding protein 1 isoform X2, with the protein MENQTAVYWCPAGGGIEGMLPASFSTGPCQFQAFQQPGSSLVVEVLERVAADSTYSVSATIMTDKSIRQDIQTTTEHVAKENGAKETTNAKDQMEPVNLYNGSEANDLSSVNAMMSAVMSTTSMAENGVNLSNAKSPGKCAPPNRIGRRNQESKEEKSSYTCPLCEKMCNSQHQLTMHIRQHNTDTGGTDHSCSICGKSLSSASSLDRHMLVHSGERPYKCSMCGQSFTTNGNMHRHMKIHEKDPNAPVTASPPSPQKRRRLTTKRKSIPEEETEKEEAPPAKKVVEEIPQIEQVKKTEDVIPCPLCFKEFACKSSLDTHMEAHPEASLKCDICCISFRTHRGLLRHNAVIHKLLPRDQSGKPFIQNNPSIPAGFNDLGFTDFSCKKFPIISQVWCETNLRRCISELHSFICEICNKAFPMPSALKLHLETHKEGQVNNLHKTEKLAGEDQEKKAFMAALGLQYTKDIKPVSQEDNSSDCFQTIHIEAMKSNLPHELGGKTTMLKLSPLEASTVGGPFSVLPSAKENLKLLSLQPFQKGFTVQPDNSIVVKPISGELADIQQILKMATSAPSQISLPPLSKTSPAIIKHMPPLKPKPPVTPRTVVAASTPPPLPTNQQASPGCISPSLPPPTLRTIKNSVESATSAIYLQSRSGANCSTSNQNPQLPNPELLKPRDLKTQLEQDSIIEAFMPLDLEAKIKQEVAEGDLKSIISGSNNKKTTQAKKVFYPCRFCDQVFTYSGVLRAHIRTHLGISPYQCNICDYIAADKAALIRHLRTHSGERPYICKICQYPFTVKANCERHLRKKHLKVTRKDIEKNIDYVSTNTSEMVDALCAPDTVCKCCGEDLKSYRALHIHMRSHSNFQKKKLFECKECGTAFSAKRNCILHILKQHQHIQEKEIENHILFGSCSPEQNRSDTPPLEDGTYLERKPATSYLEPHNGFFHGSVSSFPLKLEPVSNFPVDLDEPLDFSQKNKNPCVLPVKEEPVYTSLASIDSSMEPIDLSIPKNVKQDKDNPQIQANTQEQISGPVSQMFSCQPYPLPISANELLEKAAAITHSKQMKSPVHLTVPIISPAVLGSATILRPLRPKPPPLLPKPPVTKELPPLASIAQIISSVSSASALLKTDMKTPILQVAANNPSTTEKLGASNPKIIQNKEPNPNDPTSNVASLTGSSDPSNPAALVVGAKKRGRKKGTKNKPKVPIGVDLESSGEFASVEKMLATTDTNKFSPYLQSTEHLKEAVDKNGTSDDDRDSGEDKKAKRNSYSNSLQKITCPYCPRVFPWASSLQRHMLTHTDSQSDGDLSAAEVDVLDLTSGEREKAEDTVQTNIPQASNKDESLTVDIEESKQDEEEQQDDDVVSNKSLDLNFANKLIEFKLSASEQATNNSCDVCGKNFKFAATLGRHKRAHSCASKGQEKSMVEYETNDLSAPTCSSNFASPDEEEGQDEELPVDLKVSKSTVVDEPLGQKQTESEENSEEKADKSLDKSDDDKDSKSETKGTKADKRKKICTVCSKRFWSLQDLTRHMRSHTGERPYKCQTCERTFTLKHSLVRHQRIHQKIRDTKSQGKEINKEERLLRGDEESDAESLQSSTHHISENEGDPPVLNSHATTRSKKSHSSDVDAEESSQDSKDAPVRDTSKGGMKDPDSHKTADSKNVVDSNKESGKATMNPVTSEGSLPIGGPK; encoded by the exons GAATCAAAAGAAGAAAAATCCTCATATACCTGCCCCTTATGTGAAAAGATGTGCAATTCACAGCACCAGCTTACTATGCACATCCGTCAG CACAATACTGACACCGGAGGGACAGATCATAGTTGTAGCATCTGTGGAAAATCCCTGAGCTCTGCCAGCTCTCTTGACCGCCACATGCTTGTCCACTCTGGAGAGAGGCCTTACAAATGTTCAATGTGTGGGCAATCCTTCACTACCAATGGGAACATGCACAG ACACATGAAGATTCATGAGAAGGACCCAAATGCTCCAGTTACTGCAAGTCCTCCTTCCCCACAAAAACGAAGGAGGTTGACTACTAAAAGAAAATCTATCCCTGAAGAGGAAACTGAGAAAGAAGAGGCTCCTCCAGCAAAAAAG GTGGTTGAAGAAATTCCGCAAATTGAGCAAGTAAAAAAGACTGAGGATGTCATTCCCTGCCCCTTGTGCTTTAAAGAATTTGCCTGCAAGTCAAGTTTGGATACTCATATGGAGGCCCACCCCGAAGCCTCACTAAA gTGTGATATTTGCTGCATTTCATTTCGCACACACCGGGGTCTGCTACGACACAATGCTGTAATCCACAAGCTGCTCCCAAGAGACCAGTCTGGAAAGCCATTCATTCAAAACAACCCTTCCATTCCAGCTGGATTTAATGACTTGGGCTTTACTGATTTTTCTTGCAAGAAGTTCCCTATCATTTCTCAG GTTTGGTGTGAAACTAACTTACGAAGATGCATCAGTGAATTGCATagttttatatgtgaaatctgCAACAAAGCGTTTCCAATGCCATCCGCTCTGAAACTACACTTGGAAACCCATAAGGAGGGCCAGGTTAACAATCtgcacaaaactgaaaaattggCTGGGGAGGATCAAGAAAAGAAAGCTTTTATGGCAGCCTTAGGCCTGCAGTACACCAAAGACATCAAGCCTGTCAGTCAGGAGGATAATTCATCAGACTGTTTCCAAACCATACACATAGAAGCTATGAAAAGCAACCTACCTCACGAGCTTGGTGGCAAAACAACAATGCTGAAGTTGTCTCCACTTGAAGCATCTACTGTTGGTGGGCCCTTCTCAGTCCTCCCTTCAGCAAAAGAAAATCTGAAATTGCTTTCTTTGCAGCCTTTTCAAAAAGGCTTTACTGTACAACCAGACAATAGCATTGTGGTTAAACCAATCTCCGGAGAGCTGGCTGATATTCAGCAGATATTAAAGATGGCTACTTCAGCACCATCTCAGATAAGTCTTCCTCCGTTGTCTAAAACATCACCCGCCATAATTAAACATATGCCGCCATTGAAGCCAAAGCCACCAGTGACACCTCGTACAGTTGTTGCTGCGTCCACCCCACCACCTCTTCCTACCAACCAGCAGGCATCTCCAGGCTGCATCAGCCCCAGCCTTCCTCCTCCAACTTTAAGGACAATAAAGAACAGTGTGGAATCTGCCACAAGCGCCATTTACTTACAATCCAGGTCTGGAGCCAACTGTAGCACATCTAATCAGAACCCCCAACTACCAAACCCTGAATTATTAAAACCGCGAGATCTAAAGACACAGCTAGAacaggacagtattatagaagcCTTCATGCCTTTAGACTTGGAGGCAAAGATCAAACAAGAAGTGGCTGAAGGAGATTTGAAATCAATTATTTCTGGATCAAACAACAAGAAAACAACCCAAGCTAAAAAAGTGTTTTATCCTTGCCGCTTTTGTGATCAGGTGTTTACATACTCTGGTGTTTTGCGGGCTCACATACGCACTCATTTGGGAATATCTCCTTATCAATGTAACATATGTGATTATATTGCAGCTGACAAAGCGGCATTAATACGGCACCTGCGAACACACAGTGGTGAAAGACCATACATATGTAAAATATGCCAGTACCCTTTCACTGTCAAAGCCAACTGTGAGAGACACCTACGTAAGAAGCATCTAAAGGTCACCAGGAAGGATATAGAAAAGAACATTGACTATGTATCCACAAATACATCTGAAATGGTGGATGCTCTCTGTGCCCCAGACACAGTTTGTAAATGCTGCGGGGAAGATCTAAAAAGTTATCGTGCTCTTCATATACACATGAGAAGCCACAGCAACTTTCAGAAAAAGAAACTTTTTGAATGCAAAGAGTGTGGAACTGCCTTTTCTGCCAAAAGGAACTGCATTCTCCATATACTCAAGCAACACCAGCATATTCAAGAAAAAGAAATTGAGAATCACATTTTGTTTGGTTCCTGCAGTCCAGAGCAAAATAGATCAGACACACCACCATTGGAGGACGGCACTTACCTCGAACGTAAACCTGCAACATCGTATCTAGAACCACACAATGGCTTTTTTCATGGGAGTGTTTCTTCTTTTCCACTAAAACTTGAACCTGTTTCCAACTTTCCTGTTGACCTTGATGAACCCTTGGACTTTTCTCAAAAGAACAAAAACCCATGTGTGCTTCCTGTAAAGGAGGAGCCTGTCTACACCTCTCTTGCTTCAATTGATTCATCCATGGAACCAATTGATCTCTCTATTCCTAAAAATGTAAAGCAGGACAAAGATAACCCACAAATTCAAGCAAACACTCAAGAGCAAATAAGTGGCCCTGTCAGTCAAATGTTTAGTTGTCAGCCATACCCACTTCCTATAAGTGCCAATGAGCTCCTAGAAAAAGCTGCAGCTATCACACATTCCAAACAAATGAAAAGCCCTGTACACTTGACTGTCCCAATTATTTCTCCTGCTGTCCTCGGAAGTGCAACTATTCTTCGCCCCTTGAGGCCTAAACCACCTCCACTCTTGCCAAAGCCACCAGTCACTAAAGAATTGCCGCCCCTAGCTTCCATTGCACAGATCATTTCTTCAGTATCATCCGCTTCAGCATTGCTCAAAACTGACATGAAAACACCAATTCTTCAAGTTGCGGCCAACAATCCATCAACCACTGAGAAACTTGGCGCTTCCAACCCCAAAATAATCCAAAATAAGGAACCCAATCCCAATGATCCAACCAGTAATGTTGCAAGCTTGACAGGCTCATCTGACCCCTCAAATCCTGCTGCTTTAGTTGTGGGAGCAAAGAAAAGGGGTAGAAAGAAGGGAACGAAAAATAAGCCTAAAGTACCAATAGGTGTAGACCTTGAGTCAAGTGGCGAGTTTGCAAGTGTTGAGAAGATGTTGGCTACAACGGACACTAATAAGTTCAGCCCTTATCTACAGTCAACAGAACATCTTAAAGAGGCTGTAGATAAAAATGGTACTAGTGATGATGACAGAGATAGCGGTGAAgataaaaaagcaaaaagaaatTCTTACTCCAATTCCTTACAGAAGATCACTTGTCCTTACTGTCCTCGTGTGTTTCCCTGGGCGAGCTCCTTACAGAGACACATGCTGACTCACACAG ACAGTCAGTCTGATGGAGACTTATCGGCTGCAGAAGTTGATGTTCTAGACCTGACTTCTGGAGAAAGAGAGAAAGCAGAGGACACTGTACAGACAAACATCCCACAGGCATCCAACAAAGACGAGAGTCTGACTGTAGACATAGAGGAAAGTAAGcaggatgaagaggagcagcAAGACGATGATGTTGTGAGCAACAAAAGCCTTGATCTGAATTTTGCAAATAAGCTTATCGAGTTCAAGCTGTCAGCCAGTGAGCAGGCCACCAACAACTCATGTGATGTCTGTGGGAAGAACTTTAAGTTTGCTGCCACTTTGGGCAGACATAAGAGGGCACACTCATGTGCAAGCAAGGGACAAGAGAAATCTATGGTGGAATATGAAACCAATGACTTATCAGCTCCCACCTGCAGTTCCAATTTTGCATCTCCTGATGAAGAGGAAGGTCAAGATGAAGAGCTACCTGTTGACTTAAAAGTTTCTAAATCTACGGTGGTGGATGAACCATTGGGACAGAAGCAAACCGAGAGTGAAGAAAACTCTGAAGAGAAAGCGGATAAGTCATTAGATAAAAGTGATGATGACAAGGACTCCAAGTCTGAGACAAAGGGGACAAAGGCAGACAAACGGAAGAAGATCTGCACAGTCTGCAGTAAACGTTTCTGGTCCCTTCAGGATCTCACAAGACACATGAGATCCCACACAG gtgAGCGACCATATAAATGCCAGACATGTGAGCGCACATTTACTCTGAAGCACAGCCTGGTGCGTCATCAGCGAATCCACCAGAAAATTCGAGATACTAAAAGCCAAGGGAAGGAGATCAACAAGGAGGAACGTCTGCTTCGGGGGGATGAAGAAAGTGACGCAGAGTCCTTACAGAGCAGTACACACCACATATCTGAAAATGAAGGTGACCCACCAGTTCTTAACAGCCATGCTACAACTAGAAGCAAGAAAAGCCATTCCTCTGATGTGGATGCTGAGGAATCATCTCAAGACAGTAAAGATGCACCAGTAAGAGACACCTCAAAGGGTGGCATGAAAGATCCAGACAGCCATAAGACCGCTGACTCCAAAAATGTGGTGGATAGTAAcaaggagtctgggaaagctacTATGAATCCTGTAACCTCAGAGGGATCCCTGCCTATTGGAGGGCCTAAATGA